The Pseudomonadota bacterium genome contains the following window.
ATTTTACTAATCGATTCTAAACAACAGAAATTCTAAGAGCAGGCTGACTTCAGCACACAAATCAATCCATGAACTATAAACTCATCAAAGCTCTGCTCTTAGCCCTGTTAGGAATGTTGCTGCTGCTCTACACCCCTGAGCAACTGATCCAATTTTTGGGCGCATGGAGCTTGAGCGCCCTGAGCTGCCTAGTAGCGTATGGCTTGGGCTCCGTTCCCTTCGGGTTAATTCTCACAAAGCTTTTCCTCAGACAAGATATTCGCGAAACCGGATCCGGGAACATTGGCACCACCAATGTTCTTCGTACCGGGCACAAGGGACTTGCCAGCGTCACCCTCTTTCTCGATGCAGGAAAGGGAGCATTTGCAGTGTGGTACTTGCCTGCGTTTCTTCCCGTAATTAGCTTTCCTTATTCAGGTTTTATCATTGGCGGACTCGCACTGTTGGGGCATATATTGCCAATTTGGCTGGGTGGCAAGGGCGGCAAAGGGGTGGCCACGACATTTGGAATTTTATTGATTCTTGCCTGGCCGGTTGCTCTGCTTGCACTGGTAACATGGATTGTAATTGCACTCACAACGCGGTACTCGTCCCTGGCAGCGCTTATAGCTGCTATCCTGACTCCACTCTATGCCTATGCATTTGCTGATCAGGTCTATGTCATCTTTACTATTTTTATAGGAGCCATTTTGTTCTACTGTCATCGAGGA
Protein-coding sequences here:
- the plsY gene encoding glycerol-3-phosphate 1-O-acyltransferase PlsY — protein: MNYKLIKALLLALLGMLLLLYTPEQLIQFLGAWSLSALSCLVAYGLGSVPFGLILTKLFLRQDIRETGSGNIGTTNVLRTGHKGLASVTLFLDAGKGAFAVWYLPAFLPVISFPYSGFIIGGLALLGHILPIWLGGKGGKGVATTFGILLILAWPVALLALVTWIVIALTTRYSSLAALIAAILTPLYAYAFADQVYVIFTIFIGAILFYCHRGNIKNLIQGTETKIGRGT